From Aerosticca soli, a single genomic window includes:
- the pstA gene encoding phosphate ABC transporter permease PstA: MNADWLYLRRRARNALALLASGLATLLGLGFLAWILWETLRQGIAALDLKLFTRITAYGADGGLANAMVGSLIIDAIGIALAAPIGVLAGTWLAEYANRSRLGEAVRFLNDILLSAPSIVLGLFVYTIVVLPSTALTHGNITFSGAAGGVALALIALPVIVRTTDEMLRLVPSTLREAALSLGIPQWKMTVQILLRAARAGVITGVLLALARISGETAPLLFTAFGNNYMVFNPFDKMASLPQVIYQYANDPGEAMHALAWAGAFVVTMFVLLLSLASRLLLARNKVTHD, encoded by the coding sequence ATGAACGCGGACTGGCTCTACCTGCGCCGGCGCGCCCGCAATGCGCTGGCCCTGCTCGCCAGCGGCCTGGCCACCCTGCTGGGCCTGGGTTTTCTGGCCTGGATCCTGTGGGAGACGCTGCGCCAGGGCATCGCCGCGCTCGACCTCAAGTTGTTCACCCGCATCACCGCTTACGGCGCCGACGGCGGCCTGGCCAACGCGATGGTCGGCAGCCTGATCATCGATGCCATCGGCATCGCCCTCGCCGCGCCGATCGGCGTGCTGGCCGGCACCTGGCTTGCCGAATACGCCAACCGCAGCCGGCTCGGCGAGGCGGTGCGTTTCCTCAACGACATCCTGCTGTCCGCGCCTTCGATCGTGCTCGGCCTGTTCGTCTACACCATCGTGGTGTTGCCGAGCACCGCGCTGACCCACGGCAACATCACCTTCTCGGGCGCCGCCGGCGGCGTCGCGCTGGCGCTCATCGCGTTGCCGGTGATCGTGCGCACCACCGACGAGATGCTGCGGCTGGTGCCCTCCACGCTGCGCGAGGCGGCACTCTCGCTCGGCATCCCGCAGTGGAAGATGACCGTGCAGATCCTGCTGCGCGCCGCCCGCGCCGGGGTGATCACCGGCGTATTGCTCGCGCTGGCGCGCATCAGCGGCGAGACCGCGCCGCTCTTGTTCACCGCCTTCGGCAACAATTACATGGTGTTCAATCCCTTCGACAAGATGGCCAGCCTGCCGCAGGTGATCTACCAGTACGCCAACGATCCGGGCGAGGCGATGCACGCGCTGGCCTGGGCCGGCGCCTTCGTGGTGACGATGTTCGTGCTGCTGCTCAGCCTTGCCTCGCGCCTGCTCCTCGCCCGCAACAAGGTGACCCATGACTGA
- the pstC gene encoding phosphate ABC transporter permease subunit PstC, which yields MSHQATPPAQADRRDLRDARNDRWFARLLKVCALLVLASLIGAAGATLWGGRQAFATFGWHFLVSDAWDPGNDVYGALVPVYGTVVTSVIALVLAVPMSFGIALYLSEVAPAWLRTPVASAIELLAGIPSIIYGMWGLFIFAPFFAEHIKPFFTNHLGDKPDDGQLSWIAAHVPFIGKLFGTDYPFGAGVLTAGIVLAVMIIPFISSVMREVFQTVPTRLKESAYALGSTTWEVAWDIVLPYTRSAVIGGIFLGLGRALGETMAVTFVLGNTLRLSPSLLDPGASIASTIANQFSEAVGLQKSALMALAFLLFVVTFFVLLAARWMLRRLAFREGNR from the coding sequence CGCTGCTGGTGCTGGCCTCGCTCATCGGCGCGGCCGGTGCGACGCTGTGGGGCGGCCGGCAGGCGTTCGCCACCTTCGGCTGGCATTTCCTGGTCAGCGACGCCTGGGACCCGGGCAACGACGTCTATGGCGCGCTGGTGCCGGTCTACGGCACCGTGGTCACCTCGGTGATCGCGCTCGTGCTGGCCGTGCCGATGAGCTTCGGCATCGCGCTGTATCTGTCGGAGGTGGCGCCGGCCTGGCTGCGCACGCCGGTCGCCTCGGCGATCGAGCTGCTCGCCGGCATCCCGTCGATCATCTACGGCATGTGGGGGCTGTTCATCTTCGCGCCGTTCTTCGCCGAACACATCAAGCCGTTCTTCACCAACCACCTGGGCGACAAGCCCGACGACGGCCAGCTGTCGTGGATCGCCGCGCACGTGCCCTTCATCGGCAAGCTGTTCGGCACCGACTATCCGTTCGGCGCCGGCGTACTCACCGCCGGCATCGTGCTGGCGGTGATGATCATCCCGTTCATCTCCTCGGTGATGCGCGAGGTGTTCCAGACGGTACCCACGCGGCTCAAGGAATCGGCCTACGCGCTCGGCTCGACCACCTGGGAGGTGGCCTGGGACATCGTGCTGCCCTACACCCGCTCGGCGGTGATCGGCGGCATCTTCCTCGGGCTCGGCCGCGCGCTCGGCGAAACCATGGCGGTGACCTTCGTGCTCGGCAACACATTGCGGCTGTCGCCCTCGCTGCTCGACCCCGGCGCCTCGATCGCCTCCACCATCGCCAACCAGTTCAGCGAGGCGGTGGGCTTGCAGAAATCGGCGCTGATGGCGCTGGCTTTCCTGCTGTTCGTGGTCACCTTCTTCGTGCTGCTGGCGGCGCGCTGGATGCTGCGCCGGCTCGCCTTCCGCGAGGGCAACCGATGA